One segment of Yersinia kristensenii DNA contains the following:
- the pyrD gene encoding quinone-dependent dihydroorotate dehydrogenase: MYYPLVKKALFQLDPERAHELTFRQLKRVTGTPLQFLIRQSVPTKPVSCMGLSFKNPLGLAAGLDKDGECIDALGAMGFGFIEVGTVTPRPQSGNDKPRLFRVVEAEGLINRMGFNNHGVDNLIENVKKSHFGGILGINIGKNKDTPVEQGKEDYLICMDKIYPYAGYIAINISSPNTPGLRSLQYGEALDDLLAAIKNKQTELHQRHHKYVPVAVKIAPDLTEEELIQIADSLVRHNIDGVIATNTTLDRSLIQGLNYCEQAGGLSGRPLQLRSTEVIRRLSQELQGRLPIIGVGGIDSVIAAREKMAAGASLIQIYSGFIFHGPSLIKNIITHI, translated from the coding sequence ATGTATTATCCACTTGTCAAAAAAGCACTCTTTCAGCTTGATCCAGAACGTGCACATGAACTCACTTTTCGCCAGTTAAAACGCGTTACTGGCACGCCACTTCAATTCTTGATTCGCCAATCAGTGCCAACCAAACCAGTAAGTTGCATGGGGCTGTCATTCAAAAATCCATTAGGCTTAGCTGCAGGTTTGGATAAAGATGGTGAGTGCATTGATGCTCTGGGCGCGATGGGGTTTGGTTTTATTGAAGTCGGGACAGTCACACCACGGCCACAGTCAGGAAATGATAAACCAAGATTGTTTAGGGTCGTCGAGGCCGAAGGTTTGATCAATCGTATGGGTTTTAATAATCACGGGGTTGATAACTTAATTGAAAACGTTAAAAAATCACATTTTGGCGGTATTTTAGGTATTAATATTGGTAAGAATAAAGATACTCCGGTAGAGCAGGGCAAAGAAGATTACTTGATTTGCATGGATAAAATTTATCCTTATGCCGGCTATATTGCGATTAATATTTCATCGCCTAATACTCCAGGATTACGGTCTTTGCAGTATGGTGAAGCACTGGATGATTTGTTGGCAGCAATTAAAAATAAACAAACTGAATTACATCAGCGGCATCATAAGTATGTTCCTGTCGCAGTTAAGATCGCGCCGGATCTTACAGAAGAAGAATTGATCCAAATAGCGGATAGCTTGGTTCGCCATAATATAGATGGTGTTATTGCCACTAATACAACTTTAGATCGTTCCCTCATTCAGGGTTTAAATTATTGCGAACAAGCCGGAGGGTTAAGTGGCCGTCCATTACAATTACGCAGTACTGAAGTGATTCGCCGTTTATCGCAAGAGTTGCAGGGCCGTTTACCTATTATTGGCGTCGGTGGAATTGACTCGGTCATTGCTGCGCGGGAAAAAATGGCTGCGGGTGCTTCATTGATTCAAATTTATTCCGGATTTATCTTCCATGGACCAAGTTTGATTAAGAATATCATTACTCATATCTAA
- the pepN gene encoding aminopeptidase N: MTQQPQAKYRHDYKSPDYTITDIFLDFALDAQKTTVTAVSQVKRQVADVTPLILDGEDLTLISISIDGQVWPHYHLQGNSLVIEQLPANFTLTIVNDIHPATNSALEGLYLSGNALCTQCEAEGFRHITYYLDRPDVLARFTTRIVADKSLYPYLLSNGNRVGQGVLDDGRHWVKWEDPFPKPCYLFALVAGDFDVLRDKFITRSGREVALELFVDRGNLDRADWAMTSLKNSMKWDETRFGLEYDLDIYMIVAVDFFNMGAMENKGLNVFNSKYVLAKAETATDKDYLNIEAVIGHEYFHNWTGNRVTCRDWFQLSLKEGLTVFRDQEFSSDLGSRSVNRIENVRVMRSAQFAEDASPMAHAIRPDKVIEMNNFYTLTVYEKGSEVIRMMHTLLGEQQFQAGMQLYFERHDGSAATCDDFVQAMEDASNVDLSLFRRWYSQSGTPILTVRDDYDAEKQQYHLHVSQKTLPTADQPEKLPLHIPLDIELYDSKGHVIALQKNGLPVHHVLNVTEAEQTFTFDHVEHTPIPSLLREFSAPVKLDYTYSDQQLTFLMQHARNEFSRWDAAQSLLATHIKLNVAKYQQKQPLSLPNHVADAFRAILLDENLDPALAAQILTLPSENEIAELFITIDPQAISAVHEAITRCLANELSDELLAVYVANITPEYRIEHTDIAKRALRNICLNYLAFADEEFANKLVSSQYHQADNMTDSLAALAAAVAAQLPCRDELLTAFDVRWNHDGLVMDKWFALQATSPAADVLAQVRGLLKHPAFSLSNPNRTRSLIGSFASGNPAAFHATDGSGYQFLVEILSDLNTRNPQVAARLIEPLIRLKRYDSGRQTLMRQALEQLKTLDNLSGDLYEKITKALAA; the protein is encoded by the coding sequence ATGACACAACAGCCGCAAGCTAAATACCGTCACGATTATAAATCGCCGGATTACACAATCACTGACATCTTTCTAGACTTTGCACTTGATGCACAAAAAACGACGGTAACAGCGGTCAGTCAGGTAAAACGTCAGGTTGCAGATGTGACGCCATTGATCTTAGATGGTGAAGATTTAACACTCATCAGTATTAGCATTGATGGGCAAGTATGGCCTCATTACCATTTGCAGGGTAATTCACTGGTTATTGAGCAGTTACCCGCGAATTTTACACTGACCATCGTGAATGATATCCATCCTGCAACTAATAGTGCACTTGAGGGGCTATATCTTTCCGGTAATGCACTCTGCACACAATGTGAAGCCGAAGGTTTTCGTCATATTACCTATTATTTAGATCGCCCTGATGTACTGGCGCGGTTTACCACCCGTATTGTTGCCGATAAATCGCTTTATCCTTATTTACTTTCTAACGGTAACCGCGTGGGGCAGGGGGTTCTGGATGATGGTCGCCATTGGGTGAAGTGGGAAGATCCGTTCCCAAAACCTTGTTACCTGTTTGCATTGGTCGCCGGTGATTTCGATGTCTTGCGTGATAAGTTCATTACTCGCTCTGGCCGCGAAGTCGCGTTGGAGCTTTTTGTTGACCGCGGTAATTTGGATCGCGCCGATTGGGCTATGACCTCTTTGAAAAACTCCATGAAATGGGATGAAACCCGTTTTGGCCTGGAATATGACCTCGACATCTATATGATTGTGGCGGTTGATTTCTTCAATATGGGCGCGATGGAAAACAAAGGGCTGAATGTATTCAACTCAAAATATGTTCTGGCAAAAGCAGAAACGGCGACAGATAAAGATTATCTGAACATTGAAGCTGTTATCGGTCATGAATATTTCCATAACTGGACGGGTAACCGAGTAACTTGCCGTGATTGGTTCCAATTAAGCTTGAAAGAGGGCTTAACGGTATTCCGTGATCAAGAATTCAGTTCCGATTTGGGCTCACGCTCGGTTAATCGTATTGAAAACGTTCGTGTGATGCGTTCGGCGCAATTTGCCGAAGATGCCAGTCCGATGGCTCACGCTATTCGCCCAGATAAAGTCATCGAGATGAACAATTTCTACACCTTGACGGTGTATGAAAAAGGGTCGGAAGTCATCCGGATGATGCATACTTTACTGGGTGAACAGCAGTTCCAGGCGGGCATGCAACTCTATTTCGAACGCCATGATGGCAGTGCGGCGACCTGTGATGATTTCGTACAGGCAATGGAAGATGCATCTAATGTTGATTTATCTTTATTCCGCCGCTGGTATAGCCAATCGGGTACACCGATACTGACGGTACGTGATGATTATGATGCTGAAAAACAGCAATATCATCTGCATGTTAGTCAGAAAACGTTGCCAACCGCGGATCAGCCGGAAAAACTGCCATTGCATATCCCTTTGGATATTGAACTTTATGACAGTAAAGGCCACGTGATTGCGTTACAGAAAAATGGTTTACCGGTTCATCATGTTCTGAATGTCACAGAGGCTGAGCAAACCTTTACTTTTGATCATGTTGAGCACACCCCCATCCCATCCCTATTGCGTGAATTTTCTGCACCAGTCAAACTGGATTACACCTACAGTGATCAGCAACTGACTTTCTTGATGCAGCATGCGCGTAATGAATTCTCGCGCTGGGATGCGGCGCAAAGTTTGCTGGCAACTCATATCAAGCTCAATGTTGCTAAATACCAGCAAAAACAGCCGTTGAGTTTACCTAATCATGTGGCTGATGCTTTCCGTGCAATATTGCTTGATGAAAATCTTGATCCTGCACTAGCAGCACAGATCCTGACACTGCCATCAGAAAATGAAATTGCGGAGTTGTTCATCACTATTGATCCGCAAGCGATCAGTGCAGTACATGAAGCCATTACCCGTTGTCTGGCAAATGAGTTGTCTGATGAATTATTGGCTGTCTATGTGGCGAATATCACTCCTGAATATCGTATTGAACACACAGATATCGCCAAGCGGGCATTGCGCAATATCTGTCTGAATTACCTTGCCTTTGCGGATGAAGAGTTTGCTAACAAGCTTGTTTCTTCCCAATATCATCAGGCAGATAATATGACTGACTCGTTGGCAGCGCTCGCGGCTGCTGTTGCTGCACAGTTACCTTGCCGCGATGAGTTGTTGACGGCCTTTGATGTACGCTGGAATCATGATGGTTTGGTGATGGATAAATGGTTTGCTCTGCAAGCAACCAGCCCGGCAGCGGATGTTCTGGCGCAAGTGCGTGGTTTACTTAAACACCCAGCCTTTAGCTTGAGTAATCCAAACCGCACTCGCTCGCTAATTGGTAGTTTTGCTTCCGGTAACCCAGCAGCTTTCCATGCCACTGACGGTAGCGGTTATCAATTCCTGGTAGAAATACTCAGTGATTTGAATACCCGTAATCCACAGGTTGCTGCTCGTTTGATTGAGCCACTGATTCGTTTGAAACGTTATGATTCAGGGCGTCAAACTTTGATGCGTCAGGCCTTGGAACAATTGAAAACACTGGATAATTTGTCTGGTGATTTATACGAGAAGATAACTAAAGCATTAGCGGCATAA
- the pncB gene encoding nicotinate phosphoribosyltransferase has translation MTQDASPILTSLLDTDAYKLHMQQAVFHRYRHITVAAEFRCRGDELLGEYADEIRHQITLMSQLTLTDDEYLYLSGLPFFKKDYLNWLQSFRFNPEQVSVSDNGGKLDIRITGLWCETILWEVPLLAVISEIVHRRRSKHVTVDQAITQLRSKLQQFKALSADIDMTHFKLMDFGTRRRFSREVQHAIVSELKDEFPYFVGTSNYDLARKLSLAPVGTQAHEWFQAHQQISPVLANSQRVALQIWLDEYPNQLGVALTDCITMDAFLRDFDETFAIRYQGLRHDSGDPVEWGEKAIAHYEKLGIDPMSKTLVFSDNLDLEKALSLYRHFYQRIKLVFGIGTRLTCDIPGVKPLNIVIKLVECNGKPVAKLSDSPGKTICHDPAFVDELREAFALPLVKKAS, from the coding sequence ATGACCCAAGACGCCTCACCGATTTTGACTTCATTGCTTGATACGGATGCTTATAAACTTCATATGCAACAAGCGGTGTTCCATCGTTATCGCCATATTACCGTTGCCGCTGAATTCCGCTGCCGTGGTGATGAGCTGCTGGGCGAATATGCCGACGAAATCCGCCATCAGATAACATTGATGAGCCAATTGACACTGACCGATGATGAGTATCTCTATCTCTCCGGCTTGCCCTTTTTTAAAAAAGATTATTTAAATTGGTTACAGAGCTTTCGTTTTAATCCCGAGCAAGTCAGCGTGTCTGATAATGGTGGTAAATTAGACATCCGGATTACCGGATTATGGTGCGAAACAATTCTGTGGGAAGTGCCACTATTAGCGGTAATCAGTGAAATTGTTCATCGCCGCCGCTCCAAACATGTCACTGTGGATCAAGCCATTACACAGTTGCGCAGCAAACTTCAGCAATTTAAAGCGCTCAGTGCTGATATCGACATGACTCACTTCAAGTTAATGGATTTTGGCACGCGTCGCCGTTTCTCTCGCGAGGTTCAGCACGCTATTGTCAGTGAATTAAAAGATGAGTTTCCCTATTTTGTCGGCACCAGTAACTATGATTTAGCACGCAAGTTGTCTTTAGCTCCGGTAGGAACTCAGGCTCATGAATGGTTCCAGGCCCATCAACAGATTAGCCCGGTGCTGGCCAACAGCCAGCGTGTAGCATTGCAAATCTGGTTAGATGAGTATCCAAATCAACTTGGGGTGGCATTAACAGACTGTATTACTATGGATGCATTCCTGCGTGATTTTGATGAAACCTTCGCTATTCGCTATCAGGGATTACGCCATGACTCGGGTGACCCGGTCGAATGGGGTGAGAAAGCTATCGCCCATTATGAAAAATTGGGCATTGACCCAATGAGCAAGACATTGGTGTTCTCGGATAATTTAGACTTGGAAAAAGCCCTGTCGCTGTATCGCCATTTTTACCAACGGATTAAATTGGTGTTCGGTATTGGAACGCGTTTAACCTGTGATATTCCCGGCGTCAAACCGCTGAATATTGTGATTAAGCTGGTGGAGTGTAATGGCAAACCGGTGGCAAAACTCTCCGATAGCCCAGGGAAAACCATTTGTCATGACCCGGCATTTGTTGATGAATTGCGTGAAGCATTCGCGCTTCCTTTAGTCAAGAAAGCCAGTTAA
- the asnS gene encoding asparagine--tRNA ligase: MSVVPVVDVLQGRAAVDSEVTVRGWVRTRRDSKAGISFVAVYDGSCFDPLQAVVNNTLPNYQDEVLHLTTGCSVEVTGTVVASPGEGQSFEIQATAIKVVGWVDDPDTYPMAAKRHSIEYLREVAHLRPRTNLIGAVARVRHTLAQAIHRFFDENGYFWVSTPLITASDTEGAGEMFRVSTLDLENLPRTDTGAVDFSEDFFGKEAFLTVSGQLNGETYASALSKVYTFGPTFRAENSNTSRHLAEFWMVEPEVAFASLDDVAGLAEKMLKYVFQAVLNERADDMKFFAERVDKDAVDRLQRFVTSDFAQVDYTDAIEILLASGQKFENDVSWGIDLSSEHERYLAEKHFKAPVVVKNYPKDIKAFYMRMNEDGKTVAAMDVLAPGIGEIIGGSQREERLDVLDARLAEMGLNKEDYWWYRDLRRYGTVPHSGFGLGFERLISYVTGVQNVRDVIPFPRTPRNASF, from the coding sequence ATGAGCGTAGTGCCTGTAGTCGACGTACTGCAAGGCCGTGCTGCGGTTGACAGTGAAGTCACCGTACGCGGTTGGGTGCGTACCCGGAGAGATTCTAAAGCGGGTATCTCCTTCGTTGCCGTTTATGACGGTTCCTGCTTTGACCCGTTACAGGCCGTCGTGAATAATACTTTGCCTAATTATCAGGACGAAGTACTGCATTTAACTACCGGCTGCTCAGTTGAAGTGACTGGCACCGTCGTAGCCTCACCCGGTGAAGGGCAGAGTTTTGAAATTCAAGCCACCGCGATCAAAGTCGTTGGTTGGGTTGATGATCCCGATACTTATCCAATGGCAGCAAAACGTCACAGTATCGAATACTTGCGTGAAGTTGCTCACTTGCGTCCACGGACTAACTTGATCGGTGCAGTGGCTCGCGTTCGTCATACCTTGGCGCAAGCTATTCACCGTTTCTTCGATGAGAACGGTTACTTCTGGGTTTCAACACCGTTAATCACTGCGTCGGATACCGAAGGTGCGGGTGAAATGTTCCGTGTTTCCACATTAGATCTGGAAAATCTGCCGCGCACTGATACTGGCGCTGTTGATTTCAGTGAGGATTTCTTCGGTAAAGAAGCTTTCCTGACGGTATCCGGTCAGCTAAACGGTGAAACTTACGCCAGTGCATTATCTAAGGTTTACACTTTCGGCCCGACTTTCCGTGCTGAAAACTCCAATACTAGCCGTCATTTGGCCGAGTTCTGGATGGTTGAACCTGAAGTTGCCTTCGCCTCATTGGATGATGTCGCCGGTTTAGCTGAGAAAATGTTGAAATATGTTTTCCAGGCGGTATTGAACGAACGCGCTGATGACATGAAGTTCTTCGCCGAGCGTGTCGATAAAGATGCTGTCGATCGCTTACAACGCTTTGTTACCTCTGACTTTGCTCAAGTTGACTATACCGATGCTATTGAGATTTTATTGGCATCAGGTCAGAAATTTGAAAATGATGTCTCTTGGGGTATTGATTTGTCTTCTGAGCATGAGCGTTATTTAGCTGAGAAACACTTTAAAGCACCGGTGGTGGTCAAAAACTATCCGAAAGATATCAAAGCCTTCTATATGCGTATGAATGAAGATGGTAAAACCGTGGCAGCGATGGATGTCCTCGCCCCTGGCATTGGTGAGATTATCGGTGGTTCACAGCGTGAAGAGCGTTTAGATGTGTTGGATGCCCGTCTGGCAGAAATGGGCCTCAATAAAGAAGATTATTGGTGGTATCGTGATCTGCGTCGCTATGGCACTGTGCCACATTCAGGTTTTGGTCTTGGATTTGAGCGTTTGATCTCCTATGTGACTGGAGTTCAAAACGTTCGTGATGTGATTCCATTCCCACGTACGCCGAGAAATGCCAGTTTCTAA
- the ompF gene encoding porin OmpF, with product MKRNILAVVIPALLAAGAANAAEIYNKDGNKLDLYGKVDARHQFSSNAGQDGDESYVRFGFKGETQITDQLTGYGQWEYNIQANNAEAQEGKGNKTRLGFAGLKFAEFGSFDYGRNYGVIYDVNAWTDMLPVFGGDSISNSDNYMTGRSTGLATYRNQNFFGLVDGLNFALQYQGKNESGRDGLLTTQNGDGFGLSSTYDIGYGVSFGAGYSTANRTTAQKNAHLTNATFAEGDKAQAWNVGAKYDANNVYLAAMYAETQNLTPFGNDSVANKTRDIELTAQYQFDFGLRPSLGYVQSKGKDLNNATDDNHDLLKYVSVGSYYYFNKNMSTYVDYKINLLDEDNFTRANGLNTDNVVGVGMVYQF from the coding sequence ATGAAGCGCAATATTCTTGCAGTAGTAATCCCAGCATTGTTAGCAGCTGGTGCAGCTAATGCAGCAGAAATCTACAACAAAGACGGCAACAAACTTGACCTGTACGGTAAAGTTGACGCGCGTCACCAGTTCTCTAGCAACGCTGGCCAAGACGGTGACGAATCTTATGTTCGTTTCGGCTTCAAAGGTGAAACCCAAATTACTGACCAACTGACCGGTTACGGCCAGTGGGAATACAACATTCAGGCTAACAATGCTGAAGCTCAAGAAGGCAAAGGCAACAAAACCCGTCTGGGCTTTGCTGGTCTGAAATTTGCTGAGTTCGGTTCATTCGACTACGGCCGTAACTACGGCGTAATCTATGACGTCAACGCATGGACTGACATGCTGCCAGTGTTCGGTGGTGATTCAATCTCCAACTCTGACAACTACATGACTGGCCGTTCTACTGGCTTGGCTACTTACCGTAACCAGAACTTCTTCGGTCTGGTTGATGGTCTGAACTTTGCTCTGCAATACCAAGGCAAAAACGAATCTGGCCGTGATGGTCTGCTGACCACTCAAAACGGTGACGGCTTCGGTCTGTCTTCAACTTATGACATCGGTTATGGCGTAAGCTTCGGTGCTGGTTATTCTACAGCTAACCGTACCACTGCTCAGAAAAATGCTCACCTGACCAACGCAACATTTGCTGAAGGCGACAAAGCTCAAGCATGGAACGTTGGTGCTAAATACGACGCTAACAACGTATACTTGGCAGCAATGTACGCAGAAACTCAGAACCTGACTCCATTTGGCAATGATTCTGTTGCTAACAAGACTCGTGACATTGAACTGACTGCACAGTACCAGTTCGACTTCGGTCTGCGTCCATCCCTGGGCTATGTTCAGTCCAAAGGTAAGGATCTGAACAACGCAACTGATGATAACCATGACCTGTTGAAATATGTTTCTGTTGGTTCTTACTACTACTTCAACAAAAACATGTCTACCTATGTTGATTACAAAATCAACTTGCTGGACGAAGACAACTTCACCCGCGCTAACGGTCTGAACACAGACAACGTTGTTGGTGTTGGTATGGTTTACCAGTTCTAA
- a CDS encoding amino acid aminotransferase: MFEKITAAPADPILGLTDIFRADDRPHKINLGIGVYKDETGKTPVLTSVKKAEQYLLENEVTKNYLGIDGLPVFASCTQELLFGADSAIITDKRARTAQTPGGTGGLRIAADFIAHQTSAKRVWVSNPSWPNHKNIFAAAGLEVVEYAYYDAANHALDFDGLLNSLSEAQAGDVVLFHGCCHNPTGIDPTEAQWSQLAELSVAKGWLPLFDFAYQGFAKGLEEDAQGLRIFAATHQELIVCSSYSKNFGLYNERVGACTIVAANSDVADIAFSQVKAVIRANYSNPPAHGASVVATILSNPALRAIWEQELTDMRQRIHRMRQLFVNTLQEKGAKQDFSFIINQNGMFSFSGLTKEQVLRLRNEFAVYAVNSGRVNVAGMTPDNMAPLCEAIVAVL, encoded by the coding sequence ATGTTTGAAAAAATCACTGCTGCACCTGCCGACCCTATTCTGGGCCTGACCGATATTTTCCGCGCGGATGACCGCCCTCATAAAATTAACCTGGGGATCGGGGTCTACAAAGACGAAACCGGGAAAACGCCGGTGCTGACCAGCGTAAAGAAAGCTGAGCAGTATTTGCTGGAAAATGAAGTCACCAAAAATTATTTGGGTATTGATGGCCTACCCGTTTTCGCAAGCTGTACTCAGGAACTGTTGTTCGGTGCCGATAGTGCGATTATTACTGATAAACGTGCGCGTACCGCTCAAACCCCTGGTGGCACAGGTGGTTTGCGTATTGCCGCTGATTTCATTGCCCATCAAACCAGCGCCAAACGTGTCTGGGTCAGTAATCCAAGCTGGCCAAATCATAAAAACATCTTCGCCGCAGCTGGGCTGGAAGTGGTTGAATATGCCTATTATGACGCAGCAAATCATGCGCTGGACTTCGATGGGTTGTTAAATAGCCTGTCAGAAGCCCAGGCTGGCGACGTAGTGCTGTTCCATGGTTGCTGTCATAATCCGACGGGGATTGACCCAACAGAAGCCCAGTGGAGCCAATTAGCGGAATTGTCAGTTGCTAAGGGTTGGTTGCCGCTGTTTGACTTCGCTTATCAAGGTTTTGCCAAAGGTTTGGAAGAAGATGCCCAGGGTTTGCGTATCTTTGCCGCAACACATCAAGAATTGATTGTTTGCAGCTCTTATTCCAAAAACTTCGGTCTGTACAATGAGCGTGTCGGGGCTTGTACTATTGTTGCTGCAAATAGTGATGTAGCTGATATTGCCTTCAGCCAAGTTAAAGCAGTTATCCGCGCTAACTATTCCAACCCACCAGCTCACGGTGCCTCTGTGGTTGCCACCATTTTGAGCAACCCAGCGCTGCGTGCCATTTGGGAACAAGAACTGACCGATATGCGCCAGCGTATTCACCGTATGCGTCAGTTGTTTGTTAACACTTTGCAGGAAAAAGGCGCTAAGCAAGATTTCAGCTTTATCATCAACCAGAATGGTATGTTCTCATTCAGTGGCCTGACCAAAGAACAAGTTCTGCGTCTGCGCAATGAGTTCGCTGTTTATGCTGTCAATTCTGGCCGCGTTAACGTTGCCGGTATGACGCCAGACAATATGGCGCCATTGTGTGAAGCTATTGTTGCGGTGCTCTAA
- a CDS encoding EAL domain-containing protein, whose translation MPFRRFRVNKFLSRLGFSSMVLLLFLLLGAAVIYAQTKANMHQDAEAKLLQGRERFDQIFNNLQHAATQVETGLGKPCLQVVQNLRDQVVFIPDVRSVSLAKNTTIYCSSIYGPISEQFYLDEFVDGQLELMSGNDVTPDRALMVYRQVRGDYSILVAVDGYYLRSILNLLSGDIALQLRVGDKWMDAAGMVHSGNPTNKGEPLYLASEKYAYSLSTALSHQQYWAYVWQYAQGSLIFFILMSLGSAALVFWLSGRASSPTQVLKQALENNEFIPYMQPIVSGKGQCWVGCEVLMRWQHPGQGLIQPNHFIPMAEDSELIVPMTRAIMQQVSAKFAPYVNQLPEGFHFGFNISANHCRDLSLVDDCRHFIQAFGGNKINITLELTERKLIVTDEITDKLFAELHALGVFIAIDDFGTGHSSLSYLQKFKVDFLKIDQSFVGMIGSDALSSHIVGNVIDLATRLGLQTIAEGVENETQMRYLQAHNVDYLQGYMYGRPMPMNEFAKYLFR comes from the coding sequence ATGCCATTTCGTCGTTTCAGAGTGAATAAATTCCTGTCCCGGCTCGGTTTTTCTTCTATGGTATTATTGCTATTTCTGCTGTTGGGCGCAGCCGTAATTTATGCGCAAACAAAAGCTAATATGCATCAAGATGCTGAAGCCAAGTTATTACAGGGTAGAGAACGTTTCGACCAAATATTTAATAACTTGCAGCATGCTGCTACCCAGGTAGAAACAGGGCTGGGAAAACCTTGCTTGCAAGTGGTACAGAACTTACGCGATCAAGTTGTCTTTATACCAGATGTGCGTTCAGTTTCTTTGGCTAAAAACACCACTATTTATTGTTCTTCAATATATGGCCCGATTTCCGAGCAATTCTATTTAGATGAATTTGTCGATGGGCAACTAGAGTTAATGTCAGGTAATGATGTAACTCCTGATCGCGCTTTGATGGTTTATCGGCAAGTCCGAGGGGATTACAGCATTCTGGTGGCTGTTGATGGTTATTATTTACGCAGTATTCTTAATTTATTGAGCGGCGATATTGCGTTGCAACTGAGAGTTGGCGATAAATGGATGGATGCGGCCGGAATGGTGCATTCAGGTAACCCGACGAATAAAGGCGAACCTTTATATCTGGCCTCAGAGAAATATGCTTATTCATTAAGCACGGCGCTTTCTCATCAACAATATTGGGCTTATGTCTGGCAATACGCTCAAGGTAGCTTGATTTTCTTCATATTAATGAGTCTTGGCTCGGCGGCACTTGTTTTTTGGCTGTCAGGAAGGGCGTCATCACCCACACAGGTATTAAAGCAAGCATTAGAAAATAACGAATTTATTCCTTATATGCAGCCGATTGTCAGCGGTAAGGGGCAATGCTGGGTGGGATGTGAAGTTTTAATGCGTTGGCAACACCCTGGGCAGGGTTTAATTCAACCGAATCACTTCATTCCTATGGCGGAGGATAGCGAGCTTATTGTGCCAATGACCCGCGCTATTATGCAGCAAGTCAGTGCAAAATTTGCGCCCTATGTTAATCAATTACCCGAAGGGTTCCACTTTGGTTTTAATATTAGCGCCAATCATTGCCGTGATCTCAGTTTGGTAGATGACTGCCGTCATTTCATTCAGGCTTTTGGCGGTAATAAAATTAATATCACGCTGGAGTTAACTGAACGAAAATTGATTGTTACAGATGAGATTACAGATAAATTATTTGCTGAACTTCATGCTTTAGGGGTTTTTATTGCCATTGACGACTTTGGTACCGGGCATTCGAGCTTAAGTTATTTGCAGAAATTTAAAGTCGACTTTCTCAAGATTGATCAAAGTTTTGTCGGGATGATTGGTTCCGATGCTTTGTCGAGCCATATAGTGGGTAATGTTATCGATCTTGCAACTCGGCTGGGGTTGCAAACCATTGCCGAGGGCGTCGAAAACGAAACTCAAATGCGCTATTTACAGGCCCACAATGTGGATTATCTGCAAGGGTATATGTATGGGCGGCCCATGCCAATGAATGAATTTGCCAAGTATTTATTCCGTTAA
- a CDS encoding MBL fold metallo-hydrolase: MKYQIIPVTAFSQNCTLIWCEETGQAALVDPGGEADKIIAEVTRQGVKVSQILLTHGHLDHVGAAAELAAHFQVPIYGPEKEDAFWLEGLPAQSRMFGLSECEAFLPTRWLEEGDKITVGAIELSVLHCPGHTPGHIVFIDQKDHLALVGDVIFNGGVGRSDFPRGDHQQLIHSIRTKLLPLGDDMTFIPGHGPMSTLGHERQTNPFIREEPAIW, from the coding sequence ATGAAATATCAAATTATTCCAGTGACGGCCTTTAGTCAAAATTGCACCCTGATCTGGTGTGAAGAAACAGGGCAGGCCGCTCTAGTGGATCCCGGTGGTGAAGCCGACAAGATCATTGCTGAAGTTACCCGTCAGGGTGTTAAGGTCAGCCAGATTTTGTTGACTCACGGCCATTTGGATCATGTAGGTGCCGCCGCTGAATTAGCCGCGCATTTTCAGGTGCCTATCTATGGCCCAGAAAAAGAAGATGCGTTTTGGTTAGAAGGATTACCTGCTCAAAGTAGAATGTTTGGGCTGAGTGAGTGTGAAGCTTTTCTCCCGACGCGTTGGTTGGAAGAAGGCGACAAAATCACTGTCGGTGCTATTGAGTTATCAGTACTGCATTGCCCAGGACATACGCCAGGGCATATTGTCTTTATTGATCAAAAAGATCATTTGGCATTAGTTGGCGATGTTATTTTTAATGGCGGTGTCGGGCGTAGTGATTTCCCGCGTGGTGACCATCAACAATTGATTCATTCTATCCGAACCAAATTGTTGCCTTTGGGGGATGATATGACATTTATTCCAGGCCATGGCCCGATGTCTACGTTAGGGCATGAGCGGCAGACCAATCCGTTTATACGTGAAGAACCTGCTATTTGGTGA